The Brachypodium distachyon strain Bd21 chromosome 4, Brachypodium_distachyon_v3.0, whole genome shotgun sequence nucleotide sequence TAACGACCTATAACTCCAATAAGCTTGTCTTCAACGGCCATGAGCTCTACCCATCAGCAGTTGCATCTAAACCAAGAGTAGAGGTCCAAGGGGGTGACTTGCGATCTTTATTCACATTGGTAGAGTGCACTGAACTCAATTATGGAACTCCATATTCAACTTCTAGTACTTTTTTACTTGCTTTGTCTTCCCTAATGGCCATAACTATTCATAATTCAGGTTATGACGGACCCAGATGTGCCAGGACCAAGTGACCCATACCAAAGGGAGCACCTTCACTGGTAATCTTCTGCACAGTTATTTCCAATGGATGCTTACTGATCAACTAAATATTAGTATGTGTTGCTAAGCAAGATAGCAACACAGCTTGCATTTATAAAAATGTGTAATTTCCTGAGCACTTTTATTGGGAGTCATTTTATCATGCCGTTTACACTTACACAGGATTGTTACTGATATACCTGGGACAACTGATGCTTCTTTCGGTAGGTCCTTCCTCTGAGATTCGAATTGGTCTATTCCATGTTCtccatttttgaacaaataaCCATATATACCTTTTGAATTGCAGGACGGGAGGTAATAAGCTATGAGAGCCCAAAGCCCAACATTGGCATCCACAGGTTCATTTTTGTGCTCTTCAAGCAGAAGCGAAGGCAGACTGTAACTGCACCTTCCTTCAGGGATCATTTCAACACCCGTCAGTTTGCTGAGCAGAATGACCTCGGCCTCCCTGTGGCTGCTGTCTACTTCAATTGTCAGAGAGAAACTGCTGCCAGGAGGCGCTGAAGATTCCAATTCATGTTGTCCCAGTTATAACAAATAAAGGCCTTTGGAGTTACGATCTTGTTTCTGAAGTCAATGCTCCTCTGCTACATTACTAGCTTGTGAACCTACGCATCTTTACTACATTATTTGCTCATAGATCTACAAAGAATCAAATGCATTTTGCAGATTGTATTGACTAGATTGTTTTGTAAGCAGTAAGATCGCCCATCATGTTGACGAATGCCTGTATACTGGTGGTCCATGCTTATGGTTCCAAGTCGTGTATAAGCCAGTTGTCACTGAAACCAGGTCAGGTAGACAACCCCAACTGGCAAAAGGTTTTATCTACCGTATGTCGCTTGTCAGCTCCATGTTGCACGCACCTTTTCTGATATGCAATCTCCTGTAACCGGACTTTGTTAGATATTGTTCTTTCACCTAGTAGAACAATGTAGGGCCTGCTAACTGTATTTCACTGCCCCTATAATCTAATAGACATGATATAGAATGGAGATATCCAATAGATATGATATAAAATGGAGATATCCAGCGTATCTAGATGGTTACCCACTAGAAATGCTAGAAGCATGTAGTGGGTTTTCCACCTATTTTGCCTTCAGAATGTCCTtacaccaaacaacaaaaacaaccaTTTCATATGCATACATGCACATTGCATAATAAATGACCCTTCTTTCCACCATCCTCTAGAATTATTGTACACATTAATTATTTGCAACACACTAACCAATCGTCTGC carries:
- the LOC100844217 gene encoding CEN-like protein 2, yielding MSRSVEPLIVGRVIGEVLDTFNPCVKMVTTYNSNKLVFNGHELYPSAVASKPRVEVQGGDLRSLFTLVMTDPDVPGPSDPYQREHLHWIVTDIPGTTDASFGREVISYESPKPNIGIHRFIFVLFKQKRRQTVTAPSFRDHFNTRQFAEQNDLGLPVAAVYFNCQRETAARRR